A window of Accipiter gentilis chromosome 24, bAccGen1.1, whole genome shotgun sequence contains these coding sequences:
- the LOC126050047 gene encoding integrator complex subunit 6-like isoform X1 has product MPILLFLIDTSASMNQRAYLGTSYLDIAKGAVEIFMKLRARDPASRGDRYMLVTFDEPPYCIKAGWKENHATFMNELKNLQASGLTTLGQALRSSFDLLNLNRLVSGIDNYGQGRNPFFLEPSILITITDGNKLTNTSGVQEELHLPLNSPLPGSELTKEPFRWDQRLFALVLRLPGAASAEPEQLGSVPTDESAITQMCEVTGGRSYCVRTQRMLNQCLESLVQKVQSGVVINFEKSGPDPAPIGEDGLVDSSRPINSFASQPWHSCHKLIYVRPNPKTGVPVGHWPIPESFWPDQNSPTLPPRTAHPVVRFSCVDCEPMVIDKLPFDKYELEPSPLTQYILERKSPHTCWQVFVSSSGKYSELGHPFGYLKASTTLTCVNLFVMPYNYPVLLPLLDDLFKVHKLKPNLKWRQAFDNYLKTMPPYYLLPLKKALRMMGAPNLISDNLDCGLSYSVISYLKKLSQQTKIESERIIGSVGKKVPQEIGIKVKNHSSGLSLVHSRDFKQLLQGITGESPLRLAEMNVKEFAGFHIGLLNKDLKPQAFRNAYDIPRRSLLDQLTRMRTNLLKTHRLILGQDEDCLHSVPVAQMGNYQEYLKMMPSPLREIDPDQPKRLHTFGNPFKQDKKGMMIDEADEFVTGPQNKIKRPGEPNTPASLKRRRSMSPLLRRPQSPPIVTNHVGGKGPPSASGSPSYLNLKGIPANKDTNNSVVQDGNGEKKAESCQSLEKQIDGLPVQMASSVPAAMGEDEMLPNDLDSLPVEFNCLSEDGLDHKPGTNALVRGPLNYSVAGDDQKRVMESTSESVPNSFKITPMMLEGNNADIKIKVMKEVRKPGRNYEKIFSLLEEVQGPMEIQKYFIEFAIKEAARFKKRVLIQHLERILEELEFNSLPNRVNHVNSR; this is encoded by the exons GCTGGATGGAAGGAAAACCATGCAACATTTATGAATGAACTGAAAAATCTTCAGGCTTCAGGACTAACAACCCTTGGTCAGGCACTCAGGTCATCATTTGACTTGTTAAATCTCAACAGATTAGTGTCTGGAATAGACAACTATGGACAG GGAAGGAATCCATTCTTTTTGGAGCCATCTATTTTGATTACCATCACAGATGGAAACAAACTGACAAATACGTCTGGAGTTCAAGAGGAG CTTCATCTTCCTTTGAATTCTCCTTTGCCTGGAAGTGAACTAACCAAAGAACCATTTCGTTGGGATCAAAGGCTGTTTGCTCTAGTGCTGCGTTTGCCAGGAGCTGCATCTGCTGAACCAGAGCAGCTTGGGAGTGTGCCTACTGATGAATCTGCTATCACACAGATGTGTGAAGTTACAGGAG GTCGTTCTTACTGCGTTCGGACACAAAGAATGTTGAATCAGTGTTTAGAATCTCTAGTTCAAAAAGTCCAAAGTGGAGTTGTTATTAACTTTGAAAAGTCAGGACCAGATCCAGCTCCTATTGGAGAAG ATGGACTTGTTGATTCATCCAGACCCATCAATTCATTTGCTTCTCAACCGTGGCATAGTTGTCATAAACTCATTTATGTACGGCCTAACCCTAAAACGGGTGTTCCTGTTGGGCATTGGCCAATCCCAGAATCTTTTTGGCCTGATCAGAATTCACCAACCCTG CCTCCGCGCACAGCTCACCCTGTTGTGAGGTTCTCCTGTGTTGATTGTGAGCCAATGGTAATAGACAAGCTTCCTTTTGACAAGTATGAGCTTGAGCCTTCACCCTTAACACAGTACATCTTGGAACGAAAGTCTCCCCATACCTGCTGGCAG GTATTTGTGAGTAGCAGTGGAAAATACAGCGAACTTGGCCATCCGTTCGGGTATTTAAAAGCAAGCACTACTTTAACCTGTGTAAACCTCTTTGTGATGCCTTACAACTATCCCGTTTTACTTCCGTTGTTAG ATGACTTGTTTAAGGTTCACAAACTTAAGCCAAATCTGAAGTGGCGACAGGCTTTTGACAACTACTTAAAAACAATGCCACCTTACTACTTACTG CCATTAAAGAAAGCCCTAAGGATGATGGGAGCTCCAAATCTGATATCAGATAATTTAGATTGTGGACTTAGTTACAGTGTTATCTCTTACCTTAAAAAACTCAGCCAACAG ACAAAAATAGAATCGGAACGGATAATAGGTTCAGTGGGTAAGAAAGTTCCACAAGAAATTGgaataaaagtgaaaaatcacTCCAGTGGCCTCTCCTTGGTACATAGTAGGGATTTTAAACAACTGCTGCAAGGAATCACTGGGGAATCTCCACTGAGACTGGCGGAAATGAATGTTAAAGAATTTGCTGGCTTCCACATAGGACTTTTAAACAAG GATTTGAAGCCACAGGCATTCAGAAATGCATATGATATTCCTCGTCGCAGTCTTCTAGACCAGCTAACAAGAATGAGAACCAATCTTCTGAAAACACACAGGCTTATCTTGGGGCAGGATGAAG ACTGCCTTCATAGTGTTCCTGTTGCTCAAATGGGAAACTACCAGGAATACCTGAAAATGATGCCTTCGCCCCTTCGGGAGATTGACCCGGATCAGCCAAAAAGACTTCATACATTTGGCAATCCATTTAAACAGGATAAGAAG ggtATGATGATAGATGAAGCAGATGAATTTGTCACTGGGCCTCAGAATAAGATTAAGCGTCCTGGAGAGCCCAATACTCCAGCGTCACTAAAGAGGAGGCGTAGCATGTCACCACTGTTGAGACGGCCGCAGTCGCCACCCATCGTAACGAATCATGTTGGTGGGAAAGGGCCACCATCTGCTTCTGGATCCCCATCGTATCTGAACCTCAAAGGCATCCCAGCAAATAAAG ataCCAATAACAGTGTTGTTCAAGATGGCaatggagagaagaaagcagaaagttgtcaGTCACTGGAAAAGCAAATTGATGGCTTACCTGTGCAAATGGCTTCTTCGGTTCCAGCTGCTATGGGAGAGGATGAAATGTTACCCAATGACTTAGACTCTCTACCAGTTGAATTCAATTGTTTAAGTGAAGATGGTTTGGATCATAAACCTGGTACCAACGCTCTTGTTCGAGGGCCTCTAAATTACAGTGTGGCTGGAGATGACCAAAAACGGGTGATGGAGTCTACTTCCGAATCTGTGccaaattcatttaaaataacaCCTATGATGTTGGAGGGAAACAATGCTGATATCAAAATTAAAGTGATGAAAGAGGTTCGCAAACCTGGAAGAA atTATGAAAAAATTTTCTCTCTACTTGAGGAGGTGCAAGGACCTATGGAAATTCAGAAGTATTTCATTGAATTTGCTATCAAGGAAGCAGCAAG GTTTAAAAAACGGGTCTTAATACAACACTTAGAGAGAATACTAGAGGAACTAGAGTTCAACAGCCTACCCAACAGAGTTAATCATGTCAACAGTAGATAA
- the LOC126050047 gene encoding integrator complex subunit 6-like isoform X2 translates to MPILLFLIDTSASMNQRAYLGTSYLDIAKGAVEIFMKLRARDPASRGDRYMLVTFDEPPYCIKAGWKENHATFMNELKNLQASGLTTLGQALRSSFDLLNLNRLVSGIDNYGQGRNPFFLEPSILITITDGNKLTNTSGVQEELHLPLNSPLPGSELTKEPFRWDQRLFALVLRLPGAASAEPEQLGSVPTDESAITQMCEVTGGRSYCVRTQRMLNQCLESLVQKVQSGVVINFEKSGPDPAPIGEDGLVDSSRPINSFASQPWHSCHKLIYVRPNPKTGVPVGHWPIPESFWPDQNSPTLPPRTAHPVVRFSCVDCEPMVIDKLPFDKYELEPSPLTQYILERKSPHTCWQVFVSSSGKYSELGHPFGYLKASTTLTCVNLFVMPYNYPVLLPLLDDLFKVHKLKPNLKWRQAFDNYLKTMPPYYLLTKIESERIIGSVGKKVPQEIGIKVKNHSSGLSLVHSRDFKQLLQGITGESPLRLAEMNVKEFAGFHIGLLNKDLKPQAFRNAYDIPRRSLLDQLTRMRTNLLKTHRLILGQDEDCLHSVPVAQMGNYQEYLKMMPSPLREIDPDQPKRLHTFGNPFKQDKKGMMIDEADEFVTGPQNKIKRPGEPNTPASLKRRRSMSPLLRRPQSPPIVTNHVGGKGPPSASGSPSYLNLKGIPANKDTNNSVVQDGNGEKKAESCQSLEKQIDGLPVQMASSVPAAMGEDEMLPNDLDSLPVEFNCLSEDGLDHKPGTNALVRGPLNYSVAGDDQKRVMESTSESVPNSFKITPMMLEGNNADIKIKVMKEVRKPGRNYEKIFSLLEEVQGPMEIQKYFIEFAIKEAARFKKRVLIQHLERILEELEFNSLPNRVNHVNSR, encoded by the exons GCTGGATGGAAGGAAAACCATGCAACATTTATGAATGAACTGAAAAATCTTCAGGCTTCAGGACTAACAACCCTTGGTCAGGCACTCAGGTCATCATTTGACTTGTTAAATCTCAACAGATTAGTGTCTGGAATAGACAACTATGGACAG GGAAGGAATCCATTCTTTTTGGAGCCATCTATTTTGATTACCATCACAGATGGAAACAAACTGACAAATACGTCTGGAGTTCAAGAGGAG CTTCATCTTCCTTTGAATTCTCCTTTGCCTGGAAGTGAACTAACCAAAGAACCATTTCGTTGGGATCAAAGGCTGTTTGCTCTAGTGCTGCGTTTGCCAGGAGCTGCATCTGCTGAACCAGAGCAGCTTGGGAGTGTGCCTACTGATGAATCTGCTATCACACAGATGTGTGAAGTTACAGGAG GTCGTTCTTACTGCGTTCGGACACAAAGAATGTTGAATCAGTGTTTAGAATCTCTAGTTCAAAAAGTCCAAAGTGGAGTTGTTATTAACTTTGAAAAGTCAGGACCAGATCCAGCTCCTATTGGAGAAG ATGGACTTGTTGATTCATCCAGACCCATCAATTCATTTGCTTCTCAACCGTGGCATAGTTGTCATAAACTCATTTATGTACGGCCTAACCCTAAAACGGGTGTTCCTGTTGGGCATTGGCCAATCCCAGAATCTTTTTGGCCTGATCAGAATTCACCAACCCTG CCTCCGCGCACAGCTCACCCTGTTGTGAGGTTCTCCTGTGTTGATTGTGAGCCAATGGTAATAGACAAGCTTCCTTTTGACAAGTATGAGCTTGAGCCTTCACCCTTAACACAGTACATCTTGGAACGAAAGTCTCCCCATACCTGCTGGCAG GTATTTGTGAGTAGCAGTGGAAAATACAGCGAACTTGGCCATCCGTTCGGGTATTTAAAAGCAAGCACTACTTTAACCTGTGTAAACCTCTTTGTGATGCCTTACAACTATCCCGTTTTACTTCCGTTGTTAG ATGACTTGTTTAAGGTTCACAAACTTAAGCCAAATCTGAAGTGGCGACAGGCTTTTGACAACTACTTAAAAACAATGCCACCTTACTACTTACTG ACAAAAATAGAATCGGAACGGATAATAGGTTCAGTGGGTAAGAAAGTTCCACAAGAAATTGgaataaaagtgaaaaatcacTCCAGTGGCCTCTCCTTGGTACATAGTAGGGATTTTAAACAACTGCTGCAAGGAATCACTGGGGAATCTCCACTGAGACTGGCGGAAATGAATGTTAAAGAATTTGCTGGCTTCCACATAGGACTTTTAAACAAG GATTTGAAGCCACAGGCATTCAGAAATGCATATGATATTCCTCGTCGCAGTCTTCTAGACCAGCTAACAAGAATGAGAACCAATCTTCTGAAAACACACAGGCTTATCTTGGGGCAGGATGAAG ACTGCCTTCATAGTGTTCCTGTTGCTCAAATGGGAAACTACCAGGAATACCTGAAAATGATGCCTTCGCCCCTTCGGGAGATTGACCCGGATCAGCCAAAAAGACTTCATACATTTGGCAATCCATTTAAACAGGATAAGAAG ggtATGATGATAGATGAAGCAGATGAATTTGTCACTGGGCCTCAGAATAAGATTAAGCGTCCTGGAGAGCCCAATACTCCAGCGTCACTAAAGAGGAGGCGTAGCATGTCACCACTGTTGAGACGGCCGCAGTCGCCACCCATCGTAACGAATCATGTTGGTGGGAAAGGGCCACCATCTGCTTCTGGATCCCCATCGTATCTGAACCTCAAAGGCATCCCAGCAAATAAAG ataCCAATAACAGTGTTGTTCAAGATGGCaatggagagaagaaagcagaaagttgtcaGTCACTGGAAAAGCAAATTGATGGCTTACCTGTGCAAATGGCTTCTTCGGTTCCAGCTGCTATGGGAGAGGATGAAATGTTACCCAATGACTTAGACTCTCTACCAGTTGAATTCAATTGTTTAAGTGAAGATGGTTTGGATCATAAACCTGGTACCAACGCTCTTGTTCGAGGGCCTCTAAATTACAGTGTGGCTGGAGATGACCAAAAACGGGTGATGGAGTCTACTTCCGAATCTGTGccaaattcatttaaaataacaCCTATGATGTTGGAGGGAAACAATGCTGATATCAAAATTAAAGTGATGAAAGAGGTTCGCAAACCTGGAAGAA atTATGAAAAAATTTTCTCTCTACTTGAGGAGGTGCAAGGACCTATGGAAATTCAGAAGTATTTCATTGAATTTGCTATCAAGGAAGCAGCAAG GTTTAAAAAACGGGTCTTAATACAACACTTAGAGAGAATACTAGAGGAACTAGAGTTCAACAGCCTACCCAACAGAGTTAATCATGTCAACAGTAGATAA